The Chloroflexota bacterium genome includes the window AACCGGCAAAGCGGCGCCGATTGCGTTCATCCAGCGTGAGGAGCACGCGATTGATCGCTCGATGTTGTTCGGCCACTCGGCAGCGCGGATGCTGCTGACAATCCAAGCAACCGCACCGATGGATCCGGCGGCGTTTCACTTTGCGCATCTCGGCTCAACCTCGCCACAACAGAGTTGAGCCAAGCATAACACAAACTGGGCAACTTATTTACGGTCAAAGTCTAAGCCTCGGTCCAAGAATTCTCTCCAGAACTCTTGATCAGCTTACCTTGTGTCATTTCAACGCGCAACAATGGACAAAGTCCAGCTTGGAATCTCGCCTCCTCCCAACGAAGTTGGGAGGAGCTCGGGGGGAGGGCAACGCCGCTTTCTTGTCGAGCCAGCATGCGTAACAAGCACCAGGGGGCCGGTTCAGAGCAAGCCGGCATTGGGAAGTACCCGTCCAAAGCCAAAATGAGAATTGCTGTGCCGTCGAACGGCTGCACAACGCGAATGGCGGTGCTGTGCTACAATGGGACGCGACCCACCTGGGAGGGGGGCATCCATGCGTAAGCATTTCACGCGCCTGTTCCTGGCGCTGCTCGCCGTACTGTTGGTGACCGCGTGCGCGGCCGAGCCGACCCGTTTGCCCGCACCGCCGACGCCCGAGGCGACCGCCGCGTGCCCCGTCACGGCGCCGAACGGCAAGACGCCGCCCGGCGAGCAGCCGTCGGCTGCGCACTACGGTAACGAGGCGCTCGTGACCGTCCTCTGGCCGAATGGCACGGTGCTTGTGCAGGCCGATCAGGTCGAGCGCGATGGTACGCTCGGCATGAAGTTCCCGTGGTGGCGGCTCATGCCCGGAGTGCTGAGCATCGAGGGGCGCCGGCTTGACGCGGTTGCCCCGCCGCTGCGCGCGCAAATCACCGACGGCTATGGCGACCGCGGCTTGCAGGCCACGCGCCTATTCTTTCCCGCGGCGGGTTGCTGGCAGGTCACGGGCAAACTGGGCGACGCTTCGCTCACGTTCGTAACGCGCGTGGTGCGCGCCGCTCCCTGACGAGTCGCCGCGCGCGCCGTTCACGGCGCGACCGGCAGGCGCGCCATGCGGCCCGTCGCGTAGTCGCGGATCAGATCGCGGTCGGAGTCGAACGCCAGCGGGGGCAGCGCGCCGTCTGCCGGAAACCATGCGACCTCGGTGATATCGTCGCCGGCGCGCAGCGCGCCGCCGACCGGTCGCGCCAGCAGATATACCGCGAAGAAGTGAAACGCGGGCGGCATGAACGCCGACTCGGCGTGCACAACCGCTTCGATCTCCACGACCAGCCCGGTCTCCTCGCGCACCTCGCGCCGCGCCGCCTCCAGCAGGTCCTCATCGAACTCGACGTAGCCGCTGGGCGTCGCCCACAAGCCGGCGGACGGCTCGCCGCTGCGCTCGCCGAGCACGACATGGCCTTCATCAGCGACCAGCACGGCGACCACTGGCGCGGGATTGCGGAAGCGGACGAAGCCGCACTGTGGGCATGCAGCGCGCGCCCGTCCGCCGATCTCGCGGCCCTCCAGCGGCGCAGCACAGCGAGGGCAGTAGCGGTAGCCGTCGGGCGCGGCTTGCCGGCGGTAGTCGTAGGTGGCGTATACGCTCTTCATTTGTGATGATCTCGCAAGTGACCGCACGGCTGGCCGTCGCGGTTGGGCGCATGGCGCGTGCCCATGTAAAATCAAGCTCATGATATCACTGGATCGGAGAACGTCATGCGTCGTCTGTTAGCCCCCGTGCTGGTTGTGCTCGGCCTGCTCTTGCTGTGTGGGGCGGGCGCGATCGTCGCCGTGCAAGCCAATGTGCCCGGCATGCTGTTTCCAACGCCGACCCCCACGGTAACCCCGACCGCAACGCCGACGCCGACGTTCACGCCCACGCCCACCAACACGCCAACCCCGACCGCAACTCCCAGCCCGACTCCCACATCGACGCCGACCGCGACGCCGACGCCGCTAAAGCTCACGATCAAGACCGAGCTGTCGTCAACCAAAGTGGGGCAAGGGCGGCCGGTCTTCGTGAAGGTGACGGCCAGCCGCGCGCTGGCATCGGCGTCCGCCACGCTCGACGATCGCACGATCGCGTTGTACCCGGTCAACGGCGTGTACTGGGGCGTGTTCTCTTTCTCGCGTGTGGCGGCGGCTGGGCCGCGCGCCATGGCCGTCAGCGCGCGCGATGCCGGCGGCCAAACGGCGTCCGATCGCGTGGCGCTGGAGGTGACGACCACGCAGTTCCCGTCCACGGAAATTGGCGCGGTGCCCACGGCCTTCGACCCAACCGACTTCGTCAACGAGCGCAATCTGCTGACGCCGATCTGGAACGCCGTGTCGCCGAAGCCGCTGTGGAGCGGCACGTTCCTAAAGCCAGTCAACGCGGTCATTACGTCGCCGTTTGGCGAGTTGCGCATC containing:
- a CDS encoding NUDIX hydrolase, which gives rise to MKSVYATYDYRRQAAPDGYRYCPRCAAPLEGREIGGRARAACPQCGFVRFRNPAPVVAVLVADEGHVVLGERSGEPSAGLWATPSGYVEFDEDLLEAARREVREETGLVVEIEAVVHAESAFMPPAFHFFAVYLLARPVGGALRAGDDITEVAWFPADGALPPLAFDSDRDLIRDYATGRMARLPVAP
- a CDS encoding M23 family metallopeptidase, with translation MRRLLAPVLVVLGLLLLCGAGAIVAVQANVPGMLFPTPTPTVTPTATPTPTFTPTPTNTPTPTATPSPTPTSTPTATPTPLKLTIKTELSSTKVGQGRPVFVKVTASRALASASATLDDRTIALYPVNGVYWGVFSFSRVAAAGPRAMAVSARDAGGQTASDRVALEVTTTQFPSTEIGAVPTAFDPTDFVNERNLLTPIWNAVSPKPLWSGTFLKPVNAVITSPFGELRIWKDGSRDSHEGTDMDGRTGDPIMAAADGVVVLAQPLVVRGNAVILDHGLGVHSGYYHMSQILVKKGDTVTKGQVIGKVGATGRVTGPHLHWDVVVNGFNVDGMEWTLKDYTVK